tcacgtagtttgaacggactcatgcaccagaaatcccatctaccacgtagatgaggtctatccatcaaggacgCCAAGTCTATCAGGAAACTACTTCTTACAAGAAGATAACtatcaagtctatcaaggacatcatgtctctcaggaagacgactactaggtctaccgtgacactacgtctcacgggaaggcaacctatcaaggataaaCTCTGCTAtttagggactctatcacctacggcaaaAACTCTATatcaactaggactctccacaccgccatacactattATAGAAGGTAAGGTACACAACCCTATCaaggggacatcttaactcatattgaatactactattcatttgtttgctcagagagatctaatttaggcatcggagagtcctaggccggaaacACACCAGTTCTCCTTACTCaaggtcttttgcaggttacggcgcTCGAAGAACCGCTGAATGATTTTTTGACGTAACAAGAATCATACCACATGGGCTATAATTAttttggggtgggggagaggaCAATAAAATGCCACTTggttacagtttttttttttttgggttaaaacaTGGCTACAACTTGAAGGGGGAAGAGGGAGGAAGAGTGAAGGCATATCCCATTTGGTGGTGAACAACAACTCCCCGCATTGAACGCATGGCCAGTAATGTACAATTCTTCATTTCCTGGTTCAATTATTCTTCATTTAACTATCCCCAACATATGCGATCCACACTCCACTGTCAAACACTTTGAAGAATCAATTACGGCTTTGTTTGCTTGTTTGGGAAGTGAGGGATAATATGAACAAACACGTTGGTCTCATATGTTTGGGGTAGTAAAGTGAGGGTATATGTGCATATtttaccccctttttttttttttttttatgtttttttttgtttgagcaTAGTTTACTTTGTTTGTATGGTTCTCAATGTAAATCTAAAGGAATAACTTGTTTTATTAGGTGAAAACGAAACACAACTAGTCTATGTACATCttgaaatacaaaaaatataaagCTTTTGGGGGaaaatgagggcaatttgattactttaccttttaattttggttaatttttgtcacaagggcattttgatcattagattccttGAAATTAACGTCTAATGTCTCCAATTAACGGACTAGACTAAAGtattataatattttgaaaGTAGAAGGCACGTgtaaattataaaattataaaaatgcatttagacaaatgggcattttgacGGAAGCATTTGACAAATACCCAAAATATAAAGTAGAGTAGTAAAAGCAAATCGTTCACTATGGAATGATCTATGTGTCCCGTCTTTGAGAATCACCAACAGTTGTAGGCTATGGAACCTTaaggtttctctctcttctttttctttcatttatatGAATGCACTAAACCTGTTAATAGACAAGAAATACCAAGAAAATCTCTTTGTTGGGTGATCCATCTAGGTCCATTTGATCCATTTGATTTCGGGTGGGCACGACCCAATGGGCACCGACTCGGTTAGTTACATCAGTGATTTATTTTCCATGAAATAGCTAATATTCATTCAACCATAGTAGGTCAGTCTTTCACATGGGTTCGAGCCTATGATTAGGCCAGTGGGGCTCACTCAACTCGATTAGACGTTTAGGatgagagaaagatagagagaaaCATCAGCCAAAGGATTAGCATGGCACGTCACTTGTCTTCATTGTTGTGGACACAACATGAACGAATTGGTCTTGTTTGGCTTGGAACACGCACGTGGACTCAACTGCCCCTCACCTGACGCAAACCAAATAGAAAAGCTGGAAATTAGAACCCCACTTATACACAAattaaattttctcttttttcctttccgtTCCCTTTGGGTTGCAAGGAAagttgaaagaaagagaagcaaaattttcaaatctgataaaagaaatttttgttctGATGTATAATTATGTCACTAAGGccaaatcattctatatttgACTAGTTGACtattaaatttcatttatttttgcaTTTAAATCCCttgatttgaaaagtaaaataaaaattagggcTCAGGATGGCTATCAGATTGTGTGCAACCTAGCACCAACGCCCCATCCAATGGGACAGTGCATGGGGGCATTCAATAGGGGGTAGCTTGATCATTTCACTGCCCTTGTGGGAGAGCGTAGGGGAATGCGATtagacaacattctttttttcttaaaaactATTTGAAAAATGAACTCTTAGGAGAGCGTGCACGCTATGTCCAAACACAAAGGAGACAAAATGACCGGATCACCTTCAATCCCCCCATGATAGGCAAAAATGTcagccttttattttttgggatgaaaaaataaatgatacaAAGGTGTCAgccttgttgatgcttccgcACACACACACTCCCCTCCCCCAGAGAACTCTCTccaaaattatatttaaaaaatatcgTTAAGGTTTTTTTGTCTTACAAGGATCCGTGCAGCCAACCCCctgggttgttgttgttttttttttgttttttttatttatgaaaaggattgttgttgttgttgttgtattactaaatatggtgagaaatttaagtagtttatacattCATGTTGGAtaggattacaaaattttttttaggttgaaaattttcatttcccttccttttaattTCCCTTCCCTTGAAATCAAACGGAGCCTTACCCATTTAACCATTCATCCATCCATCTCAATACCAtttctaagaaaaaagaataattgaaaaaaaaaaaagttggagtTCAGCTTACTGTATTGGTCTTGGATCTTTCTCCTTCACATATTAAGCAGAATCCAAAGCAAACGAAGAGACATGTTTTCCCCACCCACCAATCAATTATTGATAATTTGTCCTTCTCTTTCAAGGAAGAGCTATTTAttactctctctccctcattctCCTCCCAGGAATTGAAGCAGGCTTCCATTTGAGCTATTTTATAATGAAGTCTCTCtgtattgttttcttcttccttctgaCTACTGTTTTGTATTATTTATCATCAAGAAGCAACACACACCCTTCATCCTCCACTTCTTATACAATACAACTCATAGCAAGGCGAGCAATGACAGCATCAAACACTTTCATGTCAAACCCACAAGCTGAAAGCTGGAAAATCAAGGTGAGTTGAAGATGTCTTGGTAGGATTTCTCATCAGCTCTCAAATCATTTATATAAACTGTTCTATTCCTTCTATTTGATGAGATTGTGTTAGTAAGAAATCTGATTTAATTGATTAAGCCAGGGTGGGAATAAGAAGGCAATTACATCCACCATTcaaaggggaggaggaggttctTCACAAAGAGACTCCGAAAGCAGTGAGGATGGAGATGAGGTGATTTACCACATTGATTACCATGGTGTGTCAACACATCCCAATCCAACACCAAAACACCCCATACCATAGCATCCTTCTTCAACATGTACAATACTTCTAGATCTTAAAGTGATATATCATTACAGCTTTGTAATAATACTACCATGGAATTGCTCCATTTTCTATTGTACCTAGTGCATCAAGCTCTTGCCACTGCTGGGTctaaggagggtcataatgtatgcaatctTATTCCTGCTTTCACAAAGAtattgtttccagactcgaacctatGACCACTTGCTCCATTTTCTATTATATAATTATGGATTTGACTTTGGCTTCAACTCTGGGCCATGTAATCAAGCCATATCATTTTCCACACACAAAAAGAACAGTGAAAGCAAAGTAAAAGTCATCAAATGCTTCTAATTTTGCTTTCAAAAAGTACTTTTGAACCATAATtgctcacaaaaaaaaagtgcttttggaacaaaagaaaaaaatatagaatGACAATCCGGACGTCTAATCATATAACGATGAAACATGGGAATTATTTGAAGTAACCcctgaatcgttatcctctcctattaCAGCATGGTGTTGTACTGCATCATGCGGTACTGTAGAGGTCATGTGacacagcgggccccacatgatgcacatggcATCTGCAGCCGCCGCATGATGCTGTACAGCATCATGCTGTAACATGAGACCCCCGCTCGAGATGGGCACGAGAAGTAAGGAAGGTTTCAAAGAACCACAAGTAAAATCTCTTACACGCAACATTTGGTGGTTTAGGAAAATCGTCATGGTATACCTACTTTTAGCGGCAGTCCTCGGTAATCACTACCCGTAGACGTCCGCCAAAGCGCAGTAATTGAGCTCTTTTCTTGTAGTGctagttaggggtgtcaaccagtTGGGCTCAATTGATTTCAATCGGGCTTAATTGGTCCACACCAATTTAAGGCCTCACATCGTTTCTACTCGTATAGGTAATCAGGCTTCGTAGGCCAAGGCATGGACACGTTTCTATTTGGTTAGCCGGTTAATAGTCTATAATTAGGTTCAAGTAGTTGGCTTTAAACAGACTAATTGACTAATTGGGCTATAAAGGGTGCCATAAACGGGCTATAATAGAGCTAAAATTTGTTTAATCAGGCCCATAAGGCTATAAACAGTTGGTTACTAATCGGTCACAATATTCAAATAGTCCCAGTTAGGTGACTGTCAGGCCACTACCTTGCACCGGGAAATGTCCAATTAATCGATCGATGCTTGAGCCCGACACATTTAATAATCGATTGGCCAACTCTCGGACTTCAACCGATCGGTTCAAGTTGGGCTATTGCATGTcaacttttgacacccctaattaaAGGGTTTCAATTGGCCCAGTTCTAGGCTATCAGTCTGGTTCCTTAACAGTTCTAGACATAAGGGGTCATGACCAGAACCAGAGCTAATCGGGTCTAAATCTAAGATCCAGGaacattaactaatgggtgggccgGTTCTGACTCCTAATCGGTTCCAAACAGTCCAAAATTGTTTAAAAAACCTCTCTAACATATGCTacatatattcaataatattataataagataCGAATTTCAATCGCATGAGATATGCAACtaccatctttttttttctcaaatgcAACTAGTccatattgaaaaaaaaagaaaaaaagagtgtacccagtgcacaaggctcctacCACTATGGAAGttggggagagtcataatgtatgcagccttacgcCGTTTTGTAGAGAGGTTGTTCGCAACTCAAACTAGCGACCACTAGATCACAATGGAACCTTACCATTGCATGGAGGTCTATATTTCCTcttgtttattttcaattaatAAGAAAGAATACCACCATCCTCATAAGTAGTAGGATTATTTTAAGATATGTTCTTAAGTTAACATTCCAACAATGGACTTTTAAATTAACAGCCGaatttttggtaaaataatatattaaataaGCAGTACCAGtcaaaattgaaagactaaaaaaaataaaagacttggCCTTAACTAttaagtcttaagaattatataatatatagtattAGGTTGTAGAttgttttttggtttctctGGTTCCAACGGCTTTGAAAATGTTGGGAGACCAATGACTTAATAGGTAAATCGAGAATCAGACCAGTAATTTAATCGGTAGATTTGAAATCAGACCAACAAGCTATTGAGTGGATCAATTCTGGTCTCGATTCTCGATTCTAATCCAAATTTGATATTCTCACCCTCAATTAATGCCATTGTGTACTATCGCCTTCTcacagggttttttttaatCGTTATCACTTCTATCTTAACCATATGGGCCTCATATGAATGACACTATTCCCCACGCTACCATTGGTGTGGGCCATGTGGGGGCAGTGAGATTCCCTCTTTCCCATGAAAACATGCCATCAAGAATACCCCCCCGTATCGCGGTTTTAGTGTTTTACAAGCTAAGATGGTGATGAATGGACCACTGTAGTCTTGAGGACTATTCTAACCTTTTCTCCCATTGAGAGGAAACAGGAAAACGGTCCTATTGACATGGTCAGCCACCTAACGGTCTGTGGTTTAATTACAAGCAGTTTTCGTCCACTACCTTTTAACAACGTGCGCGCTACTCGCACCTATAATTTAATTGAACTTCCCTCACCCATCCTTTCCATTTCTCTCGTCTCCTTCTTTCATAACAATCATCTCATCTGTGAAGAACATTCCAACATTGTTCTTCTCAGAATCCTCTTTTGAGATGGGAGGAAGGCAATTCACTAGCTAGCTTTTAATCAAAGGTGAGGAAcatgacctctctctctctctctctctctctttctcttttgtttcatatATTGTTTGATCTTTTCTATGATTTTTACTCTCTATTTGTTATTGCTAGTAATGAGATGATCTCTTTCTTTTGATAAGGCCATCATCTGTTTTTGCTGGGTGTGCTTAGGTATTTGGGTTCAAGGTGGATAGTAGATTGGGTTGGATCCTTTATAAATCATGCATCTTAGAGACTATTGAACCCTTGAATTCAAGGAATATATCAATAATTAAGCTTACTTGTATGCTTGAGTTGGATTAAATCTGGGGAAGAACTCGATTATACAAGTGAAGATTCACATTCGAGCAAGGTGGTGAAAGATAATGGTGAAGGCCGAAAACGAAATTATGTACACCTCTAAATTTTCCTGTTACTCACGTTTAAAATTATACCAGAtccaatttcttatttttatggGATTTTCTTTGTTgcctttattcaaataatttgtaatcttacttttttgccctttaggtgtaacacattttttttaaaataaaaataaatattgtcatttcatatgtCTATTCAAAAATATGAatatgcatgacaatgacaccttttgaaaatgacatcatTAACTAATATTAAAAACGTCTTGAGTATACGTCTTGAGTATAAGATAAGAGGATATTAAAATAAGGTGTCAAGATCTAATTGCACATATTAGGGTGTCATTGAgagaaaaattatctcctccggTTCCATGTCCGACCCAGTTctccagtgcctctaataaggagagtggaccccacctagatTGAATGTTCGGGAAGGGTTAAGGTGTTCATTAAGCCCCCTTATTAGGGACACTGGAGAATTGGGCCGGATAGGGAACTAGAGGGGAAAAAGATCCGTCAGTTAGacaatcccttttttttttaattgaataatGAGGTTTTCATATTCAACCACATCTCTCTCTATTTgtgcttctcttttttttttttttttgttgtttcttttggTAAAGCTCTATTTGTGCTTCTAAATGCTTATAAGAtttacaatttcttttttctttttatttatgtagCATTTTCAAGTTATACGCTCCAACACTAATAAGTCATGGCTACAACAACAAAAGGAAAGGAAGCTATAAAtggggaggagaagagaagtttATTTCCATCAGGCCCTAAAAACATAGACCAAAAAAGAGGTTTATCCCCAGTAGGTCCTAGAAACATAAACCAATCAACTGGAAGAAGAACTCCCAAATCATCAATTTCAAGCTCACCTGATTCAAATCATTCATTCTTATCACAGAAACCAATACCCAATTACCTCAAACCTACATTAAGCTCTCGCCTTGATTCTTCATTGAAGCATGGGAAGAAACAAACTCCTGAAGATCAAAAGCTCCTCAGAAGAAGGTCTTTTGATAAACCCCCATCACCCTCTCTGCTTTACTCAACTAAGTCTCCCTCATCCTCTCAAATTCAAAGAACACCACTATCTTCTGCTACTACTTCTAGGGAGAGAGCACTGATCAAGTCATTATCAACATCAACAAAGACTACCAGTTCTCCAAGAATCACCACAGAGAGAATAATCAAGACATCAAGAAATGGGAAAATGCAACAGATAGTGTCCAGTTCAAATTCAAAGATGgtaaagaaaatcccaagcagcACCATTAAAAAGGAAGCTAAAGTGGAGAAGGTTAGATTCAAACAGTCTGAGGTCAAGAATGAGAAAATTGATAAAGAAATAGTATtggagaagattgaagaagaggtAGTAAAGATTGAAATTGAAGACCAAGTTCTTGATGACCTACCAACTCTAGATTTGAAATCTATAGATCTTCCAGATCCTGAGCCAGAGTTTCTTGATGAAGTGAAATCTGAACCTTGTATCTGTTCCACAttttcagaagaacaagaacagGTAATATCTGAAACTCCCCAAATAGAAGAAGCTGAAGAGAAGACTTTTGATCATCATGAAGATGTAGATggtaacaacaacaacaacaacaacaacaacaacaatgttACCAACAATGGATCTGATGAGAATGCAGAACAACCAGAAGAAAAATTGATCAGCAAACCACAAGTGGAGGGTGAGGCCAAGGAAGGAGAGAATGCAACTGAAAGCAGCCCAAATGTTCATAAAGCAAAGATAGCTCCTGTTGAAGATTCTGGAAATTATCAAAATCCAacaacaaaggaaagaaaagatgtGGAAGTGAATGAAGAGGTAGTGAAGCCAGAGGTAAAGAATGTCAACTTGAATCAACGAGTTGTTCATGGGAAGAAGGAATCATCACCAGCATATAATGATGTGATTGAAGAGACTGCTAGTAAACTTGTGGGCAAAAGGAAGAGCAAGGTGAAGGCATTGGTTGGGGCTTTTGAAACAGTTATTTCTTTAGAGGAAGCTCAAACTCCTAGGGCTAATGAAAGTGTGAAAGTAAAAGATGATACCACAATGGCTCAAACTCCTAGGCCTAATGAAAGTGTTAATAAGGTTCAAGATGGTGATGCTAAAATGACTCAAAATTCTAGGGCTAATGAAAATGCCAAGGTTCAAGATGGTGATGCCACAATGACTCAAACTTTTAGGGCTAATGAAAGTGCATATCAGGTTCAAGACGGTGATGCCTCAATGACTCAAAATTCTATGACTAATGAAAGTGCACATCAGGTTCAAGATGGTGATGCCACAAGGACTCAAACTTTTAGGGCTAATGAAAGTGCATATCAGGTTCAAGATGGTGATGTCTCAATGACCCAAAATTCTATGGCTAATGAAAGTGCACATCAGGTTCAAGATGGTGATACCACAATGACTCAAAACTCTATGGCTAATGAAAGTGCTAATATTGATCAAGATGGTGATACTACACTGACTCAAACTCCTAGGGCCAGTGAAAGTGCCAAGGTTCAAGATGTTGATACCACAATGACTGAGTCTCCCTCCATCTAAAGGAGTCAACTTTTGTGTTAgactctacttcttcttcttcttcttcttcttcttgtcttcttcttgttgtatAAGCTCTGATGAGAAGTTGGGTTTGTTGTTGTAATGACCTCAACATAGAGGTTGTGATGTATTTGTTCATCCATTTGTACTGTTATTTTGTTCAGTCAAGGCCATTAATTGGGATCCTTATGCTTGACCAAAGGACCATTATTGTCCTTTAAGAGCCATTGTAAACCATTTAGGTTACTTTggccttttgtttttgtttcttgtaAATTATTTAAAAGTAATTTAAACTGAAATGGTACCAATGAGCTAGATGCTTGTGTGAGTCTCTATCCCATGTACTAGTAGGGGTGAAAGTTTGgtcctgtcggcccgaacccgccctagcCCGCCTTGAACCCGAACaaggcttgggctgagatatcttggccctaagggcgggttaaggctggaaatttctaatcctgagttagggtcgggtcgggttagggttgaggcctcaggtcGAGCCTGGTCCAagcctgttttaagttatactataaaatatatattgatatagtatatatattataaactttaaatgtcacccacattttgttatataatgtattatatatgaagataataagtgatatatatatataattatagtgttattttaagtaaaattgataattttctccccggcttaatccaacccatgcatctcccttccccctccccatgatcagggccaatcagggtcaacccgggccaaccctgagggcgggtcagggttggatttttcaggccctgagtcagggttgggtcagaCCTGGGCTCAGCTAAGGacactcaaggttgggctagggttttataaagcccggcccaacccgaccctattgcaccCCTCAATACTATcatgtgacaaatagtgaagtgttatacttcactagacatAGTGACAAGAAGAAAACCCTTTATAAAAAATAGGCTACAACCTTAACACCATTTTCTCTTTTGGTATTTTTACCTTAATATCACGGTCCATGGAGCTAACTTTTATGGgagggggaaaagaaaaagaagatacatGAACCTAATACAATTCATGAATTAGCCCACTATGTGTCTACTGCATTTATACAGAtcaaacttttttctttttttttttttgaatttatatCATTCGTGTGTCTGTTACAACACAATGAAACTAAATGGTTCGGACAAAGCCAAATCAGCATCAACAGATAAAGGTAGAGCTAAAGTTTTTGCAGAGACACTTTCTTCCAAGAAAGAAAATCTACAAGTAATTTTCAATAGGAGCACAACTCAGACGAGGTTTATCTTCATAATTGATGAATTGATGAATTTTGAAATGCAAAATAAAAGTTCATTTCAGTTCAAATTTGACCGAGAATTTCTCTTGGATTGGCATTGTTGCACCTCTACTTTTGTGAGAACATTGAACCTTTGGATCCCCCCATAGGGGAGAAAAGATCCGTGGATGGATCTTTAACTCACCTCtttgggaagagagagagagagcaaataGGGAGTTGCCACCTAAAATAAAGTCTAGGACTCACAAAATATACAGCCCATGTACCCATGGGGAGCAATCAAACCAAAAGCTAACATACGGATCAGGTTACGGCCCAGGGAAGATGTTTGGAACCCTAATCCACCTAGTTAAACTGGTCTTCCTAGTACTTTGTCAAAATATAACATAAAATATAAGAAgctaaaaaataattgaaatacAAGTGAAACTAAAGAAATTAAGTGCAAGGAGGTGGATACAAAATCACGGTTAGTatacaagatttttttttttaaataaacaataaaattatttaacgttctaaatatatatatgggtgttgggtttaggttaaggtcCAAGTCcaattaaattataaatgttaaAATCTGGAAAATTGGATATGGGGTCATCCCAAACCCAGATTTGAATTAGACCCATACTGGCCCAGATACGAGTTGGACACATACCTGTTTTGGTTTTGACCCGATTATGAACCGCTTTGGTtctatttagggttttgggacaGTAATTTgtataaatttttattatataattcAGAATTGTTTAGGAATTGTATAATTGGGAACTTGATTGTAAAATTACAAGTTTGCTTTTGATTTACCTTATACCCAAATGGGTAAAACCAAAATACCCATTTTACCCTTACCCCATTTTTTAAGACCTTATGAATGGTGGACGGACAGAGCATAATTGTTtaaggggaaatatcatccccctcccctctaagttttcATAATATCAATCTAATCTCCAAGTTTTGgaaaatgataatgccctccccccACTTTCTATCAATTGTGCCCTATGTGACTAACGGTGTTAAAACAGTAATTAAAACAGCAATTCAAAAGTCGATATTACCCTTATCTCTACCctcacttctttcttctttcttctttttccagtAACCCCACCCGCCGCCACCACTCTGCACCTCTGAGTGACCAAAAATCGCCGCCCcaccactcttcttcttcctactgcATCTCCAAAAACTGCTACAAAACAGAGGGCGAAGGGGTTTAAAGGAGGAA
The sequence above is a segment of the Telopea speciosissima isolate NSW1024214 ecotype Mountain lineage chromosome 7, Tspe_v1, whole genome shotgun sequence genome. Coding sequences within it:
- the LOC122668248 gene encoding 1-phosphatidylinositol 3-phosphate 5-kinase-like is translated as MATTTKGKEAINGEEKRSLFPSGPKNIDQKRGLSPVGPRNINQSTGRRTPKSSISSSPDSNHSFLSQKPIPNYLKPTLSSRLDSSLKHGKKQTPEDQKLLRRRSFDKPPSPSLLYSTKSPSSSQIQRTPLSSATTSRERALIKSLSTSTKTTSSPRITTERIIKTSRNGKMQQIVSSSNSKMVKKIPSSTIKKEAKVEKVRFKQSEVKNEKIDKEIVLEKIEEEVVKIEIEDQVLDDLPTLDLKSIDLPDPEPEFLDEVKSEPCICSTFSEEQEQVISETPQIEEAEEKTFDHHEDVDGNNNNNNNNNNNVTNNGSDENAEQPEEKLISKPQVEGEAKEGENATESSPNVHKAKIAPVEDSGNYQNPTTKERKDVEVNEEVVKPEVKNVNLNQRVVHGKKESSPAYNDVIEETASKLVGKRKSKVKALVGAFETVISLEEAQTPRANNENAKVQDGDATMTQTFRANESAYQVQDGDASMTQNSMTNESAHQVQDGDATRTQTFRANESAYQVQDGDVSMTQNSMANESAHQVQDGDTTMTQNSMANESANIDQDGDTTLTQTPRASESAKVQDVDTTMTESPSI